In one window of Nomascus leucogenys isolate Asia chromosome 1a, Asia_NLE_v1, whole genome shotgun sequence DNA:
- the LOC100606560 gene encoding 40S ribosomal protein S19 gives MPGVTVKDVNQQEFVRALAAFLKKSGKLKVPEWVDTVKLAKHKELAPYDENWFYTRAASTARHLYLRGGAGVGSMTKIYGGRQRNGVMPSHFSRGSKSVARRVLQALEGLKMVEKDQDGGRKLTPQGQRDLDRIAGRVAAANKKH, from the coding sequence ATGCCTGGAGTTACTGTAAAAGATGTGAACCAGCAGGAGTTCGTCAGAGCTCTGGCAGCCTTCCTCAAAAAGTCCGGGAAGCTGAAAGTCCCCGAATGGGTGGACACCGTCAAGCTGGCCAAGCACAAAGAGCTTGCTCCCTACGATGAGAACTGGTTCTACACGCGAGCTGCTTCCACAGCGCGGCACCTGTACCTCCGGGGTGGCGCTGGGGTTGGCTCCATGACCAAGATCTATGGGGGACGTCAGAGAAACGGCGTCATGCCCAGCCACTTCAGCCGAGGCTCCAAGAGTGTGGCCCGCCGGGTCCTCCAAGCCCTGGAGGGGCTGAAAATGGTGGAAAAGGACCAAGATGGGGGCCGCAAACTGACACCTCAGGGACAGAGAGATCTGGACAGAATCGCTGGACGGGTGGCAGCTGCCAACAAGAAGCATTAG